One Bacillus solimangrovi genomic window carries:
- a CDS encoding Fur family transcriptional regulator, protein MEKRIGRIKKQLHSQSYKLTPQREATVRVLLENEEDHLSAEDVYLLVKEKSPEIGLATVYRTLELLTELKIVDKINFGDGVSRYDLRKEGAAHFHHHLVCVECGAVDEIQDDLLGDVEKIVERDWNFKIKDHRLTFHGICYRCHSNEE, encoded by the coding sequence ATGGAAAAACGAATTGGGCGGATAAAGAAACAGTTACACTCTCAAAGTTATAAGTTGACTCCTCAGCGTGAAGCAACGGTTAGGGTGCTATTAGAAAATGAAGAAGACCACTTAAGCGCGGAAGATGTCTACCTCCTCGTGAAAGAAAAGTCGCCTGAAATTGGGTTAGCTACTGTATATCGTACGTTAGAGCTCTTAACAGAATTGAAAATCGTTGATAAAATTAACTTCGGAGATGGTGTATCAAGATATGATCTTCGCAAAGAAGGCGCAGCTCATTTTCACCATCACCTTGTTTGTGTAGAATGTGGTGCAGTTGATGAAATTCAAGATGATTTATTAGGTGATGTCGAAAAGATAGTTGAACGTGATTGGAATTTTAAAATTAAAGATCACCGATTAACATTTCATGGTATTTGTTATCGTTGTCACTCAAATGAAGAATAA
- the spoIIM gene encoding stage II sporulation protein M translates to MKRTLRRNLSIYIREQSSIYLFTIILFLMGIIFGAIVVNSLSFDQKEDLYLYLSRFFGQLSNDVIADPNFMFRQSFVHYLKYIGSIWVLGLSIIGLPVILVLLFLKGLVTGFTVGFLVNQLGLSGFLLSIVSILPQNIILVPVFIITTSAAIHFSLKMIRQQFLNRTYEPILPHLSRYTLIVIGAFVLIAGVSLLEAYASPFLMKTVIKLISTPL, encoded by the coding sequence GTGAAGAGGACATTAAGGCGTAATTTATCAATTTATATAAGAGAACAGTCATCAATTTATTTATTTACGATTATTTTATTTTTAATGGGGATTATTTTTGGCGCAATAGTTGTGAATAGTTTAAGTTTTGATCAGAAAGAAGACTTATATCTTTACTTATCTCGGTTTTTTGGACAACTTTCAAACGATGTAATTGCTGATCCAAATTTTATGTTTCGCCAAAGTTTTGTTCACTATTTAAAATATATTGGTTCAATTTGGGTATTAGGCCTCTCAATTATTGGTTTGCCTGTTATCTTAGTATTACTGTTTTTAAAAGGGCTTGTGACTGGTTTTACAGTTGGTTTTCTCGTGAATCAACTTGGGTTATCAGGCTTTCTCCTATCAATCGTATCAATATTGCCTCAAAATATCATTTTAGTTCCTGTATTCATTATTACGACTTCTGCTGCTATACACTTTTCATTGAAAATGATACGTCAGCAATTTTTGAATCGAACGTATGAACCTATTTTGCCTCACCTTTCTCGTTACACGTTAATTGTAATTGGTGCTTTTGTTTTAATAGCTGGAGTGTCATTGTTAGAAGCATATGCATCTCCCTTCCTAATGAAAACAGTCATTAAACTAATTAGTACACCGTTATAA
- a CDS encoding endonuclease Q family protein, translating into MQTYFADLHIHIGRTNTGRPVKITGSKSLTVANILYDAQHVKGMDMIGVIDSHVPEVLDELEVMVDKGELSELEQGGLSYGELTLILGSEIEVNDESTQGPIHVLCFMPTLQTMRIFSKWLGERITNNTLSTQRLYESGKVLQQKVRELGGLFIPAHIFTPHKSLYGSGVKFSLAEVFDPDLIDAVELGLSSNTEMADSLKELHRYSFLTNSDAHSTQKIGREYQILQLESPTFTELWLALHNNHDRKVIKNFGLDPKLGKYHETACERCGHRSQATEECSQCGSLHFVKGVRNRIDELTDGVINNNRPPYIHQIPLEFIPKLGPKTLQKLRDQFGTEMNIIHRISQRELEGVVSPKMAEMIIKARKGTLSLESGGAGKYGKVSSE; encoded by the coding sequence ATGCAAACTTATTTTGCAGATTTACATATTCACATCGGTAGAACAAACACAGGTAGACCAGTAAAAATAACTGGATCAAAGTCTTTAACAGTAGCGAATATTTTATATGATGCACAGCATGTCAAAGGAATGGACATGATTGGAGTCATTGATAGTCATGTGCCTGAAGTATTAGATGAATTAGAAGTCATGGTCGATAAAGGTGAGCTTTCTGAACTAGAACAAGGTGGACTTTCTTATGGTGAGTTGACATTAATATTAGGATCTGAGATCGAAGTGAATGATGAGTCGACGCAAGGACCGATTCATGTACTTTGTTTTATGCCAACACTTCAAACGATGAGGATTTTTTCAAAGTGGTTAGGCGAACGGATTACAAACAATACGTTAAGTACACAAAGATTATATGAGAGTGGGAAAGTGTTGCAGCAAAAAGTGCGCGAACTTGGTGGTTTATTTATCCCTGCACACATTTTCACTCCACATAAGAGTTTGTATGGAAGTGGGGTCAAATTTTCATTAGCAGAAGTTTTCGATCCAGATCTTATTGATGCTGTAGAGTTAGGGTTAAGTTCGAATACAGAAATGGCTGACAGCTTAAAGGAGCTGCATCGTTATAGCTTTCTAACGAATTCAGACGCTCATTCCACTCAGAAAATTGGTCGGGAATATCAGATTTTACAATTGGAAAGTCCGACATTCACTGAATTATGGTTAGCTTTACATAATAATCATGATCGTAAAGTCATTAAGAACTTTGGACTCGATCCTAAGCTTGGTAAATATCACGAAACTGCTTGTGAACGTTGTGGACATCGTTCACAAGCTACCGAAGAATGTTCGCAATGTGGTTCATTACATTTTGTAAAGGGTGTTCGTAACCGTATTGATGAGTTAACTGATGGAGTTATAAATAATAATCGTCCGCCTTATATACATCAGATTCCTTTAGAATTCATTCCGAAACTTGGTCCAAAGACATTGCAAAAGTTACGTGATCAATTTGGAACAGAGATGAACATTATCCATCGAATTAGCCAGCGTGAATTAGAAGGCGTTGTATCTCCCAAAATGGCTGAGATGATTATTAAAGCACGTAAAGGCACATTGTCGCTTGAAAGTGGTGGTGCTGGTAAGTATGGGAAAGTCAGTTCTGAATAA
- a CDS encoding NUDIX hydrolase — MKDFTEKTLSSEQIFEGRIINLQVDEVELPNGKKSKRELVKHPGAVAIIPITREGKIVLVRQYRKPLEKMVVEIPAGKLEKNEAPFQTAERELQEETGYRCQALQYVTSFYTSPGFADEIVHLYYTDQLERLEVPLDTDEDEFVEVIEVTLDEAFKLVREKQIYDAKTAYAIQYLQLKQLVKGS, encoded by the coding sequence ATGAAAGATTTTACTGAAAAGACTCTATCTTCGGAACAAATCTTCGAAGGAAGAATAATCAACCTTCAAGTGGATGAAGTGGAGTTACCTAATGGAAAGAAGAGTAAGCGAGAGTTAGTGAAGCATCCTGGTGCGGTTGCAATTATTCCAATTACACGAGAAGGTAAAATTGTACTTGTACGCCAATATCGTAAACCGTTAGAGAAAATGGTTGTTGAAATTCCAGCAGGGAAACTTGAAAAAAATGAAGCACCGTTCCAAACGGCAGAGCGTGAACTTCAAGAAGAAACAGGATATCGTTGCCAAGCATTGCAATATGTAACATCCTTCTATACATCACCTGGATTTGCTGATGAAATTGTTCATCTATATTACACGGACCAGTTAGAGCGTTTAGAAGTACCACTTGACACAGATGAAGATGAGTTTGTGGAAGTCATAGAAGTAACGTTAGATGAGGCATTCAAGCTTGTTCGTGAAAAACAAATATATGATGCGAAAACAGCTTATGCAATTCAATACTTACAATTGAAACAGTTAGTAAAAGGCTCATAA
- the mciZ gene encoding Z-ring formation inhibitor MciZ, with the protein MKIYVNPTSITMVGKAWEIRAKLREYAKTYHTVADWRSDIHHLSTSDELKQD; encoded by the coding sequence ATGAAAATTTATGTAAATCCAACGAGTATCACAATGGTCGGAAAAGCATGGGAAATACGTGCGAAACTACGAGAATATGCTAAAACATATCATACTGTTGCAGATTGGAGAAGTGACATTCATCACTTGTCAACTAGTGATGAATTGAAGCAGGATTAA
- a CDS encoding aldo/keto reductase codes for MEKRRLGQSDLFVSKIGLGCMSLGQDQKQATEIIHAAIDAGINYLDTADLYDLGLNEEFVGKAIEEKRKELIIATKVGNHLEKGRLGWYWDPSKSYIKEQVKNSLKRLRTDYIDLYQLHGGTIEDPIEETIEAFEELKKEGYIREYGISSIRPNVIREYVKRSNIVTVMMQYSILDRRPEGEMLELLQKNNISVIARGPLAKGMLSDKGKEKARAFLDYSYEDIITLNEQLHEITNQKRHLHETALLYPLYHSSVGAVIPGASSVKQVITNAQATQATELTEEEYEAIQHISKANMYDKHRS; via the coding sequence ATGGAGAAGCGTCGTTTAGGGCAATCAGACTTGTTCGTAAGCAAGATCGGATTAGGCTGTATGTCACTTGGACAAGACCAAAAACAAGCTACAGAAATTATTCACGCAGCAATTGATGCAGGTATTAACTATCTTGATACAGCTGACTTATATGATTTAGGATTAAATGAAGAATTTGTTGGTAAAGCAATCGAAGAGAAACGTAAAGAACTTATTATTGCAACTAAAGTAGGAAACCATCTGGAAAAAGGTAGACTTGGCTGGTATTGGGACCCTTCTAAAAGTTACATAAAAGAACAAGTAAAAAATAGCCTTAAACGTTTACGAACAGATTATATCGACCTCTACCAATTACATGGAGGAACAATCGAAGATCCGATTGAAGAAACAATTGAAGCGTTTGAAGAATTAAAAAAAGAAGGCTACATTCGAGAATATGGCATTTCATCCATTCGTCCAAATGTTATACGTGAATACGTCAAACGTTCAAATATCGTTACTGTAATGATGCAGTACAGTATTTTAGATCGTCGACCTGAAGGAGAAATGCTCGAACTCTTACAAAAGAATAATATTAGTGTCATCGCTCGTGGACCGTTAGCAAAAGGCATGCTGTCCGATAAAGGAAAAGAGAAAGCTCGTGCATTTCTCGATTATTCTTACGAGGATATTATTACGTTGAACGAACAACTGCATGAAATAACAAATCAAAAACGTCATTTACATGAAACTGCACTATTATATCCGCTCTATCACTCATCTGTAGGAGCTGTCATTCCAGGAGCAAGCAGTGTCAAGCAAGTGATAACAAATGCTCAAGCCACGCAAGCAACTGAACTTACCGAAGAGGAGTATGAAGCTATTCAACACATATCAAAAGCCAACATGTATGATAAGCATCGTTCATGA
- a CDS encoding site-specific DNA-methyltransferase: MLSERSQSNNQQFRTSTPGQSELFSEGFGLHWIGKKETQQLVDHSSTHSLKRISGIGIDEERTNNLFIEGDNLKVLQTLQETYHEQIDLIYIDPPYNTGKNFIYDDNFEETMKRYLQRCGITNDNQRCKHTHMSGRIHTNWLNMMYSRLLLAYKMLASDGVIVIHIDEKEESNLELLLFEIFGEENRIGKLIWDKRNPKGDASKVAYQHEVIYVFAKKITNYRNRVVLKRTKENVEQVLNKAKRLYAQIGKTMIPEDLKQLAKKYNLPKELLDKHKRIVDMSIVNELFQQWLNRQVEFSEGLKAYKYIDEYGKVYRPVSMAWPNKKKAPDQYFVPLIHPITGRTCAIPKRGWRNPPETMKRLLDEQQILFGCDEKTIPNRKYYLEEHMLENIPSILRYGASDDAFFAKIGLSFDNPKPYPFSKQLIQYFTHSDALVMDFFAGSGTTAHAVYEANKGDNGTRKYILVERQEAIKGQKYASIASLAQERIRRSIELLNESDQNEEQQDRGFKVYQLE, translated from the coding sequence GTGCTAAGTGAAAGGTCTCAATCAAATAATCAACAGTTTCGTACCTCAACTCCTGGACAATCTGAACTATTTAGTGAAGGATTCGGTTTACATTGGATTGGGAAGAAAGAGACTCAACAGCTTGTGGATCATTCATCAACTCACTCTCTTAAACGAATCAGTGGAATAGGTATAGATGAAGAACGAACAAATAACTTGTTTATTGAAGGGGATAATCTCAAAGTATTACAGACCTTGCAGGAAACCTATCACGAACAAATTGATTTAATCTACATTGATCCTCCATACAATACGGGTAAGAACTTCATCTATGATGACAATTTTGAAGAAACAATGAAACGCTATTTACAACGTTGTGGGATTACTAATGATAACCAACGATGCAAACATACGCATATGAGTGGAAGAATTCATACAAATTGGTTAAATATGATGTACTCACGCTTACTGCTGGCATACAAGATGTTGGCATCTGATGGGGTTATTGTTATTCACATTGATGAAAAAGAGGAAAGTAATTTAGAGCTATTGTTGTTTGAAATCTTCGGTGAAGAGAATCGAATCGGTAAGTTAATATGGGATAAACGTAATCCGAAAGGGGATGCCTCTAAGGTAGCGTATCAGCACGAGGTAATTTATGTTTTTGCAAAAAAGATAACGAATTATCGAAATAGAGTGGTTCTAAAGAGAACGAAAGAAAATGTTGAACAGGTTTTAAATAAAGCAAAGAGGTTGTACGCACAAATAGGAAAAACGATGATTCCTGAAGACTTAAAGCAGCTCGCAAAAAAATATAATTTGCCAAAAGAATTGTTAGATAAACATAAAAGAATCGTTGATATGAGCATTGTAAATGAGCTATTTCAGCAATGGTTGAATAGACAAGTAGAATTTTCAGAAGGATTGAAGGCATACAAATACATTGATGAGTATGGTAAAGTGTATCGACCTGTTTCAATGGCTTGGCCAAACAAGAAAAAGGCTCCAGATCAATATTTTGTTCCGTTAATCCATCCAATCACAGGAAGGACGTGTGCCATCCCAAAACGTGGCTGGCGCAACCCACCTGAAACAATGAAGCGGTTGTTGGATGAACAACAAATTTTGTTTGGTTGTGATGAGAAGACAATTCCGAATCGAAAGTATTATTTAGAGGAACATATGTTAGAAAATATTCCTTCTATCTTACGTTATGGGGCAAGTGATGATGCCTTCTTCGCTAAAATTGGGTTATCATTCGATAATCCAAAACCTTATCCATTCTCAAAACAACTTATTCAATACTTCACACATAGTGATGCTCTCGTTATGGATTTCTTTGCAGGCTCAGGAACGACAGCACATGCTGTGTATGAAGCGAATAAGGGAGACAACGGCACGAGAAAATACATACTAGTGGAAAGACAAGAGGCGATTAAAGGTCAGAAATATGCTTCGATAGCTTCACTTGCACAAGAGCGAATTAGAAGAAGCATCGAGTTGTTAAATGAATCTGATCAAAATGAAGAACAACAAGATCGAGGCTTTAAAGTATATCAATTAGAGTAA
- a CDS encoding C39 family peptidase, translated as MRIKELIVLVTFLFIYLNSTSVEAKSNILNIPHIEQMPELARGCEVTSLAMLLNSAGVEVDKMALAQEVKKVSFISNGYYGNPHHGFVGNIYSYTQLGYGVYHEPIADLAEKYLPGQIDDLTGQDISSIYASIDAGIPVWVITNSRFKALPENQFVSWKTKEGIVDITYSEHSVLVTGYDDQYIYVNDPLYYKGNRKLNRFHFEQSWIQMGSQAIAYQLKEPVKVKIIGQEIMGAYKLKDTVYIPVRTVAQTLGSTVTYDLIQQTVVLQDENTVIHLRIDTNEVIIKNQPFTMPIDVKNIEGSFVIPIQALEYMYDTKVHWENDVVYISMKSES; from the coding sequence ATGCGTATAAAAGAGTTAATTGTGTTAGTGACATTTCTATTCATATATCTAAATAGTACAAGTGTAGAGGCTAAATCAAATATATTAAATATACCCCATATTGAACAAATGCCAGAGCTTGCAAGAGGTTGTGAAGTCACCTCCTTGGCAATGCTTTTAAATAGTGCAGGCGTTGAAGTTGACAAAATGGCGTTAGCGCAAGAAGTTAAAAAGGTCTCATTTATAAGTAACGGATATTATGGAAATCCACATCATGGCTTCGTAGGCAATATCTATTCGTATACGCAATTAGGTTATGGTGTGTATCATGAGCCGATTGCGGACTTAGCAGAGAAATACTTGCCAGGACAAATTGATGATCTGACAGGTCAAGATATTTCGAGTATCTATGCTTCAATTGATGCTGGCATACCAGTATGGGTGATTACGAATTCTCGTTTTAAAGCTTTACCTGAAAATCAGTTTGTTTCTTGGAAGACAAAAGAAGGGATTGTTGACATCACATATAGTGAGCATTCGGTTCTTGTAACTGGATATGATGATCAGTATATATACGTTAATGATCCTCTTTACTATAAAGGGAATCGAAAACTAAATCGGTTTCACTTTGAGCAATCTTGGATACAAATGGGTTCACAAGCAATTGCATACCAGTTAAAAGAACCAGTCAAAGTAAAAATAATTGGTCAAGAAATAATGGGAGCATATAAATTAAAAGATACAGTATACATTCCTGTACGAACTGTTGCCCAGACGCTTGGTTCAACGGTTACTTACGATCTGATACAACAAACAGTAGTCTTACAAGACGAAAATACGGTCATTCATCTGCGAATAGACACGAACGAAGTTATAATAAAAAATCAACCGTTCACGATGCCTATTGATGTTAAGAATATAGAAGGAAGCTTCGTTATTCCAATTCAAGCATTAGAATATATGTATGATACTAAGGTACATTGGGAAAATGACGTTGTCTATATTTCAATGAAATCAGAATCATAA
- a CDS encoding DUF2500 domain-containing protein: MGFNSGFGFDVFSIISAIFPIFFLIVFGLILFTVIKSIKEWNNNNQQPVLHVLAKVVTKRNQIRRNDNHSNTTYFVTFEVESGDRMELMVKGNDFGQLVEGDFGTLKFQGTRYLSFERQQQQQEQ; encoded by the coding sequence ATGGGATTTAATTCAGGATTTGGTTTCGATGTGTTTTCAATTATTTCAGCTATCTTTCCGATATTTTTCTTAATTGTTTTTGGTTTAATTCTATTTACAGTGATTAAAAGTATTAAAGAATGGAATAACAACAATCAACAACCTGTGCTTCACGTATTAGCAAAGGTTGTGACAAAGCGCAATCAGATAAGAAGAAATGATAATCATTCAAACACAACCTATTTTGTAACCTTTGAAGTTGAAAGCGGAGATCGAATGGAATTAATGGTGAAAGGTAATGATTTTGGCCAATTAGTTGAAGGTGACTTCGGTACACTCAAATTTCAAGGAACACGTTATTTAAGTTTTGAACGGCAACAACAGCAACAAGAGCAATAA
- a CDS encoding aldehyde dehydrogenase family protein produces MKKLLINGEWIETKDYQALYSPFSQEKIADIPKADEKDVNAAISAAYEARGKMAKVPAHERATILEKLVDLISENKEECARLIALESAKPLKTARGEVARTIMTYKFAAEEARRINGETIPMDAAPGGEDRIAYTMKQPVGVVAAITPFNFPMNLVAHKVGPAIAAGNTVVLKPASQTPLSAYFIAELLQKAGLPNGALNVVTGSGRTVGEQLVTDERVKKVTFTGSPEVGIGIRNKSGLKKVTLELGSNSALIVDEGVDIDAMIDRAVMGAFANAGQVCISIQRTYIHESIFDEFVEKFVAKVQQLKLGDPLHEDTDLSALIAPDEADRVLEWINEAVEQGATLATGGEKEGNMLQPTVLLQAGEDLKVSCQEIFGPVVILNKVASIDEAIKRTNDSEYGLQAGIFTNDLSKALEAAEVLEVGGVMINDIPTYRVDHMPYGGVKNSGTGREGIKYAIEDMTELKLVVIKK; encoded by the coding sequence ATGAAGAAGTTATTAATTAACGGTGAATGGATCGAAACAAAGGATTATCAAGCTTTATATTCACCTTTTTCTCAAGAGAAAATTGCAGACATACCGAAAGCTGACGAAAAAGATGTAAACGCTGCAATTTCGGCTGCATATGAAGCGAGAGGGAAAATGGCAAAAGTACCTGCTCATGAACGGGCTACTATTTTAGAAAAGCTTGTTGATTTAATTAGCGAAAATAAAGAAGAATGTGCGAGGTTGATTGCATTAGAATCGGCAAAACCATTAAAAACAGCAAGAGGTGAAGTGGCTCGTACGATTATGACCTATAAATTTGCTGCAGAAGAAGCTCGTAGAATTAATGGTGAAACGATTCCTATGGATGCTGCACCAGGTGGAGAAGATCGAATTGCGTACACGATGAAACAACCTGTAGGTGTCGTTGCAGCCATTACACCTTTCAACTTTCCGATGAATCTTGTTGCACATAAAGTGGGCCCAGCAATTGCTGCAGGTAATACAGTCGTTTTAAAGCCAGCTTCACAGACACCACTTAGTGCATATTTCATTGCTGAACTACTGCAAAAGGCTGGTTTGCCGAATGGTGCGTTAAATGTTGTGACTGGGAGTGGTCGAACAGTTGGCGAGCAACTTGTAACAGATGAGCGTGTTAAAAAAGTCACTTTTACAGGAAGTCCAGAAGTAGGGATCGGCATTCGAAATAAATCAGGTTTAAAGAAAGTAACACTGGAGCTTGGTTCGAATTCAGCATTAATTGTTGATGAAGGTGTTGATATTGATGCGATGATCGATCGAGCAGTTATGGGCGCGTTTGCAAATGCAGGTCAAGTTTGTATTTCAATCCAGCGTACTTATATTCATGAATCAATTTTCGATGAATTCGTTGAGAAATTTGTTGCTAAAGTACAACAGTTAAAGCTCGGTGATCCGTTACATGAAGATACAGATCTATCTGCACTTATCGCTCCAGATGAGGCTGATCGTGTGCTTGAATGGATTAACGAAGCAGTTGAACAAGGTGCAACACTTGCTACAGGCGGTGAAAAAGAAGGGAACATGTTACAACCTACGGTACTATTACAAGCTGGTGAAGATTTAAAAGTATCATGTCAAGAGATATTTGGTCCAGTCGTTATTCTGAATAAAGTCGCATCAATTGATGAAGCTATTAAACGAACAAATGACTCGGAATATGGACTACAGGCTGGCATCTTTACAAATGATCTGTCAAAGGCATTGGAAGCAGCAGAAGTGCTTGAAGTTGGTGGTGTAATGATTAACGATATCCCAACATATCGCGTTGATCATATGCCTTACGGTGGCGTCAAGAACAGTGGAACTGGTCGAGAGGGTATTAAATACGCAATTGAAGATATGACAGAATTGAAGTTAGTTGTTATTAAAAAGTAA
- the gabT gene encoding 4-aminobutyrate--2-oxoglutarate transaminase codes for METTAKTINLKTAIPGPKSEELLKRRHEHVPRGPFNTMPVFAEKGEGAVLTDIDGNTFLDFAGAIGTLNVGHCPPTVVEALKEQVDKYIHPCFHVMMYESYLQLAEKLNEITPGNHHKKTFFLNSGAEAVENAIKIARRYTKRRGIISFERGFHGRTYMAMSLTSKVKPYKNGFGPFAPDTYKMPYPYYYRAQKGMTTKEVDDMILAEFQDFFLREVPAEDIAAVIMEPVQGEGGFVAPSKHFVQGVKQICEENGILFIADEVQTGFGRTGKMFGMDHYDVVPDLMTMSKSIAAGLPISAVTGRAQVMDAPDVGEIGGTYGGSPLGCVAALEVINLMEKDELPSRAFHIGEAISKRFKALQSKVEQIGEVRTLGAMTAIEFVKDRETKEPNKELTSQIVQACHKRGVVLMGAGLYGNVVRILSPLVITVEQLNEGLDVLEEVVLELTSK; via the coding sequence ATGGAAACGACAGCAAAAACAATTAATTTAAAAACGGCAATTCCTGGACCAAAATCAGAAGAATTATTAAAAAGACGTCACGAACATGTACCGCGTGGACCATTTAATACGATGCCTGTATTCGCTGAAAAAGGTGAAGGTGCGGTTTTAACAGATATTGATGGCAATACATTTTTAGATTTTGCAGGTGCAATCGGTACGTTAAATGTCGGACATTGTCCACCGACTGTTGTAGAAGCCTTAAAGGAACAAGTTGATAAATACATTCATCCTTGTTTTCATGTCATGATGTATGAATCATATCTTCAATTGGCAGAGAAATTGAACGAAATTACACCTGGAAACCACCATAAAAAAACATTCTTCTTAAATAGTGGTGCTGAAGCGGTTGAGAATGCGATTAAGATTGCAAGAAGATATACAAAACGAAGAGGAATTATTTCATTTGAGCGTGGTTTCCATGGTAGAACATATATGGCGATGTCATTAACGAGTAAGGTGAAGCCTTACAAAAATGGCTTTGGACCGTTTGCTCCAGACACGTATAAGATGCCATATCCTTATTATTATCGTGCCCAAAAAGGAATGACAACGAAAGAAGTAGATGATATGATTTTAGCCGAATTCCAAGACTTCTTCTTACGTGAAGTGCCAGCAGAAGATATTGCAGCGGTCATCATGGAACCTGTACAAGGTGAAGGTGGTTTTGTTGCGCCATCGAAACATTTCGTACAAGGTGTGAAGCAAATTTGCGAAGAAAATGGTATTTTATTCATTGCTGACGAAGTTCAAACTGGGTTTGGTCGAACAGGAAAAATGTTTGGCATGGATCACTATGATGTTGTGCCTGATTTAATGACGATGTCAAAATCAATTGCAGCAGGATTGCCAATTAGTGCAGTGACAGGAAGAGCGCAGGTTATGGATGCACCTGATGTAGGTGAAATCGGTGGAACTTACGGTGGAAGTCCATTAGGTTGCGTGGCAGCTTTAGAAGTCATTAACCTAATGGAAAAAGACGAATTACCGTCTAGAGCGTTTCATATCGGTGAAGCAATTTCGAAGCGATTCAAAGCACTTCAATCAAAAGTGGAACAAATCGGTGAAGTACGCACACTCGGTGCGATGACAGCGATTGAGTTTGTTAAAGATCGTGAGACGAAAGAACCAAATAAAGAATTAACTAGTCAAATCGTGCAAGCTTGCCATAAACGTGGAGTTGTGTTGATGGGTGCTGGTTTATACGGAAATGTCGTTCGAATACTTAGTCCGCTTGTAATAACAGTTGAACAATTAAATGAAGGTTTAGATGTATTAGAAGAAGTGGTATTAGAATTAACGAGTAAGTAA